The Leptospira paudalimensis region AGATTCTGCACTTAAGGATAAACATAGTAAAAGTAAGATTGTATAAGTAATTCTTTTCATGATTTCACTTTTATCTACTTAAAATTACTGCTTTGTGACCAAAACGACTTCTAGGCATATTGAGTGAATCTAAAACCCATGGATTTCCACCTGGATTAGCCAAATCTAATGTATATACCTGATCAACAGGTAAATTAAACTCAGAAGCACCTCCAAAGAGATAAAGTTTCCTTTTTTCATAGGAGATTTCCATTGCAGGGTAATAAAGTGCTACTGGTATATTTGAACCAGTGACGAATGAATTAGCGGCTGTTCCTAGAAATGAATATTCAAATCGGTTTGAATTAGTAACAGCAGTTACTGGCTGAGATATGTTCGTTCCTGTAGAACCTCCAGCTATAAAAATGGCAGGAGTGTCAGTAGGGAAAGGATCACTTGAAATTGGTTGATAACAAGCGTATCCTGAACCATGTCGAGCAAGTGAAATAGAAGCTTCAATTTTTCCTGAAGTAGAATTTAGAGAAGGTGAATACGCATCTGTCGTTGCATAAGCTAATCCGTCTGAATAAAATCTACCACCAGTGAAAATTAAACTCCCATTGTAAGTACATCCAGCCATATCAATTCTTGGAAAAATATTGGTGCTGGATAATAAGCTTACCCAAGTGCCACTGGTTCCTAGATTTGGATAAAACTTATATATAGTATTAAATATTGTTCCAGTCGTCATATCAGTGGTTGTAGTTCCACCTAGTATAACGATTTCTTCATCAAATGAACCAGCTACACCGCCTTGAAGAGTAGATGGAATATCTGAAAGATTTCGATTCCAAGTATTAGCAATGGGATCATATGCTTCAACTATTCTACTCATTGTATAGGAAGCACCATTTTTAACTATTCCTCCAATTACATAGATTTTGTTTTTAAAGGAGACAATTTGAGCATTTAATCTTGGGGTAGGTACATTTGTAATTGCTGGATACCATCTGTTATCCACAGGGTCGAAAAAATCAACTTCACTTACTGCATTTTTGTCTGATCCTATGCCACCTAGAATCCAAATGCCTCTTCGATATATTGTAGCATTATCAGATAAAGTCCTGAATGTAGAAGGGATTCCTAATCCACCTTCTTTAGTGCCACAAGAAGGAACGAATCGATACTCTGTGTCTGTGATCAAATTTGAAAGTGCGACTGCGTGTACCTCATTTTCTAGAAATGAAGTATCCAAATTACTGTAATTTGGTCCTGAAGTGATTAGGAATCCTGGAAGTTTACCAGAACATTTCCAACTAACAATTGCGGAATTTGTGGTAATATTTGTAACTACTTGCCATTCAATTTTTGCATTATTAGCATTCCCACCATCGGTTAGGGTGTTTGAGCAATTTGAAATAAAGAAGAATGCTGGAACTAAAATAATAAAAATAAGTTTCATCAGAAATTCATTCCTCCAGTAATTTCAAGACCAGAGCCACAATGTGTTTTTTCTATTTCGAAGTAACATTGATTCTTCCATCCAAATCGATAAAACGAAGACCCATATCTTAATCCTTGCCAACCGAGTTCAATATAAGCAGAAGGATTTGACCCAACTTTAGAGTTACTTTGATCATACTTATAGTTAACTGCGGATATCCCTAAGCCAACAATGCCATAAAAATCTAGAAGTGGATTCGAATTGAAAACCTTAGATTGGTATAGGTAAGTATATCCTGAATTTATACTAATTTCCTTAACTGGTCCTATGGACTGTAGATATTCATATTTGAATCCTAACTGATAAGTATTCTTAAATCTTAAGAAAGCAGGTTCTGTAAAAAGCGAAACACCATATAATGGAGGTGTTTGAGTGCCAAGTGGAGCAAGTAATGGCAAAAAAGAAAAACTTCCTCCAACTCTTGTTAAGTTATCTAGTTTATCATTTGCTAGATAAACAACTGGAAATTCTGGATGTTCGTCAGTTTCTGAATTACTGTTCTTGATCTCGTCCCTACTTATTGTCAAAAACCCTAACTCAGATTTGATTATGATTTCATCTTTTTTTCGTTCTGCGATTGTTCCTTTTATCACACTTCCATTTTTTAGTGATAAAATTGTAATTTTGTAAGAATTATTCAGTTGTCCCTTGTTAGATAAATCATAATACTCGAGTTCTTTCTTGGGAATTTTGTATTCTTTATCTTTGAAACGGACAACGAGCATTCGTTCATCTTCATATACGAATTCAGCATAGAAGCCATCTCCATTTGGAAATCTAAGCTCAGCTGCGTTTAATGAGATACTGATTGTTGAAAAGAAAAAACAAACAATTGTTGTTAGTTGAAAATATTTTAAAGAATTCATTAATGTTATGCGGAATAGTTGACATTAATTTTATAACTATGTTAGATGACAAGAATTATTCCTATAAAATGTATTCAGGTTATGCGACAAAATATTATTAAAATTGTTTTAGTTCTAGTTTCTATATTTTCGTTCTTGTCTTTTTTGGGTGGGCAAAGACTTCCCCTGCAAATGCCTGAAGTAAATGCAGATCAATTTGGGAATGCCTCTTTCAATTTTCCCTTAGAAGTGCCAGATGGGACTGGTGATTTAACCCCAGAGTTAAGCATTTCATATTCTTCTAGTGGTGGGAATGGATTATTGGGGAAAGGATATGAATTATCTGGAATTCCTTATATAAAAAGAGATATTTCCTATGGAATTAATTATAATTCCAACGATAGCTATTACAGTTCAGAATATGGTCAATTAGTAGACTCAAATGCTAATAAATCAGTATATTATACAAAAGAAGAGAGTTTCGTTAGTTTTTTTCCGCAAGGAGATTCAGGAAGAGGACCTACTGAGTTTATAGCTTATGATAAGGATGGTAATAGGTATAGTTATGGTGGCAATGGTGCTCAGTTAATACACCCAAATGGAGCAGTTAGGACTTGGGCATTACGTGAAAAACGTGAACCACATGGCGAGACTATAAATTATGAATGGGAAGTGCGTAAAGGAGAGATATATTTAACTAGGATTTCCTACGCAGGTGGCGTAAGAGAAGTTCGTATTGAATACACAACTAGAGAAGATGTTGAGACCGATTATTCTGAAAAGACATTAACGACTAGAGATTGGTTAATAAGCCGAATAAGGTTTTATTCTGATAATTCTCATGTTCATTCTTATGAATTTAGCTATTCAAATGATTCTAAAACAAAAGATAGTTTGCTAACAAAAATACAATTTGAAAAAGATAACTTCTTTTCTCTCTCTACCCATTTACCTTTAGAATTTATTTATACGCCAAGTCATGAAGGAATTGGATCAAAATTAAATACATCTCCATCTCAGGTTTCCAATGGTTACGGTTCGGAGATAGATTTAGAAGATAGGGGATTATTATTATTAAAAAATATTATTTACGCTGTTTTCACAATGAAAGCAAGTCAACCTCCAAAATCTAAGACTGCTCTTAATAAACTTCAAAATAAAATTACGCCACCTGGAATAGCAAAGACTGGGGGAGGTACAGGTGATGGATTTGATTTTAATGCTTTAAAAGTAGATCAGAATTTATATAATCCAGATGTAGAAATGGTAGGTAGATATCCTATCGGTAACCAAAATCGACAAACCTGTGATATAGGTGTTCTTGCTTGTTTATGTACTGCCTTTCCTGGATGTCCCGATTTTGCTTTCAGTATGTGTGGAGAATATTTATACTTCTCAGCCGATGGATGCAATAATGGTGTAATTTCTCCGAACCGTATGGTTTTGCCAACTGATATTGATGGGGATGGCATATCTGAATTCTCTCGATTTTTGGGCAGGATGGATGGAAATCAAATCTATGTAAAAACGGATGATCAGAAAAACGGGAGAACAGTAACATCACCTACATATCCAATCAAATATAATACTTACATTGATGTTGCTGATATGGATGGTGATGGAAAAACAGATGTAATTTATGAACATAATGCAATGCTTTATGTTTCATATTCGAATGGAAACGGGCTAGAATCAGCCGTTGCTTTTCCCCATGTAAAACTTCAGCCAACATCACAAAATTATCGATTAACTCAAAACTATAATCCTCTAGATTATGCAGTTGATATCAACAGAGATGGGAGGACAGATTTTATCCATTTATACCCTGATAAAATGGCAATTTATATTTCAACAGGTAGAGGATTTCAAGCAGAGAAAGTAATATGGTATGGAGGAAATAGAAGTTTAGTCCAAGAAACACTAGATACGAATCCATTTATTGCACATCGAATGAATCAATTTTCTGATATTGATGGAGATGGAATTCCTGAACATATTCAAGTATTAAATGTGAATCCACCTCCAGAGCAGGCGATGTTGCTTGCAGTAAAAGAAAGGCACAAACAAGAGCAAGCAAATGCTCAAGCAGAAGTATCGTATTTTAAAAGTGAAATGTTAAGTTTAATCAACGGTGCCTATGGAGATTTTTTTCATGTTAGATACATTGAAGGCTCGATTTACGCTGATTGGCGATGGTTGTATTGGGAATTGTTAGGGAGACCAGGTACTGCTACAGCTTCGGAAATCGAAAACTTAACTAAAGCTATAGACCAACAATTTTTTGAAGTTCGATATCGAGAACTTTTAGAAAGGCAAGCCAATGAGCTAGATATTGAAGTAAATAGAATAAGAAATGTAAATTTAGATTATTCGCAGTATCAAATTATTATAACTAAAATAAATTTAAATCAAAATACTATGATTCAGACTGCACAGAATATGCCACGTTATTCTGTAGGATATAATGGTAAAAATTGGCTAGTTGATATTAACAAAGATGGATTACCAGATTATGTATCAGTAACCAATGCAAATAGTCATTTTAATCCATATGACAGATGGACTGAAAATCCATATAATTTTTCATCTCAAGTTCATGTGATATTTAACACTGGAGATGGTTTTGATTTTGGAAACATTATCACTTCTAGTTTGCCGACTGTCATTAAACCAGATAGATTTGCAGAAAAAAACGATCCAAACATTTCTGTAGTTTCAAGCTTTGATTTTACTGATTTAGACGAAGACGGGAATTTGGATTTTATCGTTAAAGAATTCAATACGGTAGCATATCATGTTTATTCAGGAAATGGGAACGGAGGTTTCAGTCGTACGAGCGATTTTTCTGTAGAATCTAGTGAAATTGCTTCAGCAAGGTTTGAAGATAGAAATGAAGATGGTATTCCCGATTTTTATTACCAATATGGAAAAAATTTGATCACTCGTCAGATTTCCTCATCTTCACCAAGTGCTACTGGTGGTAGGCTTAGTAAGATCATTAATAATGTCAATGGAGCTGAAACAAAGGTAGAATATGCTTGGAAAAAGAATATTCCAGGTGCTGTTCAAAAAGGAACAGGGAGTTATTCGACATCTTTACCAAATGGTTCTCCTCAATTATTGGTGTCTTCAATTTCAACAAAGGCAGGTCTAGGTTATGCGGAATATAAATCAGAATACTCTTACACCAATTCTCGTTTTAAGCCAGGCGATCTGGAAACTAGTCAGAACCTGGGATTTGAAACTATTACCGAGCGAAATTTAATCAATGGTGATTTAAAAAATAGAAATATCTCAACTTACATACAAAGCGGGACAGGTGCGGGTCTTCTATCTAATTCAGAAACATATACTGAAAATAATTCTTTAATGGAAAGAAATGCCTATGCTTATTCAGTTTTTCACCCACATACAGGAACCAGGTTACGGCTTCCAAACTTAACCACCAAGGAAGTGTATGAAAACGGACAATTAAAAGATCAAATCACAAGTTCTATTTCTTATGATCAAGCCTTTGCATGTTCACAATCGGTTGCCGTAGAAGATTTCAATGGTCGAGTTACACGATTAGAAATGAGTTATTCAAATAATTCTGCCATGAACATCTTGGTATTACCAATTGAATCAAAAAAGACTGTAAATGGAAGTTTGGTTGAACATAAAAAATGGGCATTTAATGGAGCTGATTTATCTTCCGAGAGTAAATTAGTTAGTTCAGGTCAATGGTATTCAATATATTATTCCTATGATGCGATTGGTAATGTTTCAAGTTCAACTGATTCTCTCGGCAGGACATTGACATATGAATATGGCGATATCACACGTAGTAAACCAACAGTCACAAGGAATGCGTTAGGTCAAACAAGCAAGAAAACTTATGATTCGAAGTTAAACGTTGAGACTATTAATGAAGATGCAAATGGCAATGTAGTTACTTTTGAATACGATGAATATGGTAGAAAAATTGCGAGTTTCTTCAACGGTGAAAAACAGGAATCTAATGAGTATTCATTTGATGGCACTAATTTTGTAACTAAACAAACTACTCATTCTGAAGAAGGCGAAGTTTGGACAAGGGAAACAAAGGATTTACTGGGTAAAATTGTTAAAAAAGAATCCCTAGTTGTGGATGGAATTGTTTCTACTGTAGATACAAAATACGATGATATGGGGAGAGAGATACAGAAATCTAACTCTTATTTTACTGGCGAGTCTCCTCGTTGGGCTTATACCTACTATTATACACAAGCGGAAGATTCACTTGAACGAGCTAAGGAAACAATCGCTGCTACAGGCGAGATTTCCAGGATTGTATATGGACTTCGAACAACCACAGTAACAACCACAAACCAATCAGAAGTGATCCGAACGGAAACACAAGTCCTAGACAATTTGGGAAGACTTATTACAAAAACTGTCCAAGGGGAAACATTAGAATACCAATATGATAATGCAGATCGTATGGTTCAAATCTCTGATCCAGGGAATGGAATTACCGAAATTAATTATGATATTGGTGGGAGAAAAACTAGGTATAGTGATTCCAATTCAGGAACCATAACTTACACATACAATGTAGCAGGCGATTTGCTCACTCAGACTGATGCACGAGGGATAGTTGTACGCAAGGAAGTGGATGGAATGGGAAGGATAACTAGAGTGATGCCTGGAAACGAGACACCTACCGTCTACGAATACGATTCTGGAAATTCCATAGCAAGCACCTATGTAATTGGGAAATTAACCAAAGTTACAGATAGTTCTGGAGTCATAGAATTGGCTTATGATAGAAAGGGAAATTTAATTGGCGAGAAGCGAACCATTGATGATCTACAAGTTCTTTTTCAGAGAAGCTATGATGATTATGGTCGTGTAAAAACTGTCACGTATCCTGATGGAACACTCGTCCGCAATCACTATACAGGCACTGGTCAACTAGCTTTTTTGACGATGGACTCCCATGATGGTAATAGCTTGAATCATACAGTCGTGAGCTATGAGGGTCCCAAAATTGCAGATGATAAATATTATATAGAACGAAAAACAGGTAATGGGATAGTTACTAAAATTGGCTATGATCCATTACGGATGAGACCACAAAGCCTTGTTACTTACCTGAAAGATAATTCTGTCGAACAAAGTATCAAGTATGATTACGACAAACGAGGCAATATATCTGCGATTACTGATTTAATGAATGAATCTCGTAACCAAAGTTTTGAATACGACCATTTGAATCGAGTGAAGAAAGCAATTGGTAAGTATGGAGAGGAAAACTACAATTACCACAGGAATGGAAACTTATTAAATAAGGGAGCATTTACTTATACCTATGACAATGTAAATCATATTCATGCAGTGACAAGAGTGAATAGTCCGAATACAGGTATTGTTGGCTACACCTATGATGCTATGGGCAATATGATAGGTCGTAACGGTGATACACTTGTATATAATGCACAAAACAAACTGCAACGAATTGAGACGAATGGTGGAGACAAGTTCGAATACACATATGACCATTCGGGGATGAGGATTAAAAAATCCATACAAAATTCGAATACGACGACTTATAGCTTTGGAAACTTTTATGAAATCCACCGATCTCCAGGAGCACAAGAGAAACATACGTTGTATGTGATTGGTGCGGAAGGGGATATGGTTGCCCAGTATAGCCGAGGGGATGTTATTCTACTTAATCAGATGGCTTCAAACGAATGGTTAGTTAATCCATTTTGTAAAGATGTAAATATAGAGTGTGAAACTTACTGGAAAAACAAAGTTGGCTTTGTCTTAAATACATTCCTTGAAGATACCAATATTTATAAGGATGGAAAGATCGGAGAAGGGCACAGAGCATTACCATGGCTAGTATTACTGGGATTTCTATTCTGGGTGGTATACAAAACAAAAGACCAAAGGGAAGAAACAAATACTAAAAATCAATCCTTTGACTTATTTAGAATTTCTATTCTACCTAATTTGACATACCGAATCCATAGACAAATTCCTCGTTATGGAACCGCATTATTTGTAGTTCTATTTTCATTTACCACAACGGCAGGATGTTTTCCATTGTTACTCGGCGGTGCTGAAGGTGAATCAGGAACTCCGATTTGGATGTTAGGACTTGGGAATATACCTAGCGATACGCAATCAGTAGGTGATGAGCCTC contains the following coding sequences:
- a CDS encoding kelch repeat-containing protein → MKLIFIILVPAFFFISNCSNTLTDGGNANNAKIEWQVVTNITTNSAIVSWKCSGKLPGFLITSGPNYSNLDTSFLENEVHAVALSNLITDTEYRFVPSCGTKEGGLGIPSTFRTLSDNATIYRRGIWILGGIGSDKNAVSEVDFFDPVDNRWYPAITNVPTPRLNAQIVSFKNKIYVIGGIVKNGASYTMSRIVEAYDPIANTWNRNLSDIPSTLQGGVAGSFDEEIVILGGTTTTDMTTGTIFNTIYKFYPNLGTSGTWVSLLSSTNIFPRIDMAGCTYNGSLIFTGGRFYSDGLAYATTDAYSPSLNSTSGKIEASISLARHGSGYACYQPISSDPFPTDTPAIFIAGGSTGTNISQPVTAVTNSNRFEYSFLGTAANSFVTGSNIPVALYYPAMEISYEKRKLYLFGGASEFNLPVDQVYTLDLANPGGNPWVLDSLNMPRSRFGHKAVILSR
- a CDS encoding LA_3334 family protein; translated protein: MNSLKYFQLTTIVCFFFSTISISLNAAELRFPNGDGFYAEFVYEDERMLVVRFKDKEYKIPKKELEYYDLSNKGQLNNSYKITILSLKNGSVIKGTIAERKKDEIIIKSELGFLTISRDEIKNSNSETDEHPEFPVVYLANDKLDNLTRVGGSFSFLPLLAPLGTQTPPLYGVSLFTEPAFLRFKNTYQLGFKYEYLQSIGPVKEISINSGYTYLYQSKVFNSNPLLDFYGIVGLGISAVNYKYDQSNSKVGSNPSAYIELGWQGLRYGSSFYRFGWKNQCYFEIEKTHCGSGLEITGGMNF
- a CDS encoding RHS repeat-associated core domain-containing protein, with protein sequence MRQNIIKIVLVLVSIFSFLSFLGGQRLPLQMPEVNADQFGNASFNFPLEVPDGTGDLTPELSISYSSSGGNGLLGKGYELSGIPYIKRDISYGINYNSNDSYYSSEYGQLVDSNANKSVYYTKEESFVSFFPQGDSGRGPTEFIAYDKDGNRYSYGGNGAQLIHPNGAVRTWALREKREPHGETINYEWEVRKGEIYLTRISYAGGVREVRIEYTTREDVETDYSEKTLTTRDWLISRIRFYSDNSHVHSYEFSYSNDSKTKDSLLTKIQFEKDNFFSLSTHLPLEFIYTPSHEGIGSKLNTSPSQVSNGYGSEIDLEDRGLLLLKNIIYAVFTMKASQPPKSKTALNKLQNKITPPGIAKTGGGTGDGFDFNALKVDQNLYNPDVEMVGRYPIGNQNRQTCDIGVLACLCTAFPGCPDFAFSMCGEYLYFSADGCNNGVISPNRMVLPTDIDGDGISEFSRFLGRMDGNQIYVKTDDQKNGRTVTSPTYPIKYNTYIDVADMDGDGKTDVIYEHNAMLYVSYSNGNGLESAVAFPHVKLQPTSQNYRLTQNYNPLDYAVDINRDGRTDFIHLYPDKMAIYISTGRGFQAEKVIWYGGNRSLVQETLDTNPFIAHRMNQFSDIDGDGIPEHIQVLNVNPPPEQAMLLAVKERHKQEQANAQAEVSYFKSEMLSLINGAYGDFFHVRYIEGSIYADWRWLYWELLGRPGTATASEIENLTKAIDQQFFEVRYRELLERQANELDIEVNRIRNVNLDYSQYQIIITKINLNQNTMIQTAQNMPRYSVGYNGKNWLVDINKDGLPDYVSVTNANSHFNPYDRWTENPYNFSSQVHVIFNTGDGFDFGNIITSSLPTVIKPDRFAEKNDPNISVVSSFDFTDLDEDGNLDFIVKEFNTVAYHVYSGNGNGGFSRTSDFSVESSEIASARFEDRNEDGIPDFYYQYGKNLITRQISSSSPSATGGRLSKIINNVNGAETKVEYAWKKNIPGAVQKGTGSYSTSLPNGSPQLLVSSISTKAGLGYAEYKSEYSYTNSRFKPGDLETSQNLGFETITERNLINGDLKNRNISTYIQSGTGAGLLSNSETYTENNSLMERNAYAYSVFHPHTGTRLRLPNLTTKEVYENGQLKDQITSSISYDQAFACSQSVAVEDFNGRVTRLEMSYSNNSAMNILVLPIESKKTVNGSLVEHKKWAFNGADLSSESKLVSSGQWYSIYYSYDAIGNVSSSTDSLGRTLTYEYGDITRSKPTVTRNALGQTSKKTYDSKLNVETINEDANGNVVTFEYDEYGRKIASFFNGEKQESNEYSFDGTNFVTKQTTHSEEGEVWTRETKDLLGKIVKKESLVVDGIVSTVDTKYDDMGREIQKSNSYFTGESPRWAYTYYYTQAEDSLERAKETIAATGEISRIVYGLRTTTVTTTNQSEVIRTETQVLDNLGRLITKTVQGETLEYQYDNADRMVQISDPGNGITEINYDIGGRKTRYSDSNSGTITYTYNVAGDLLTQTDARGIVVRKEVDGMGRITRVMPGNETPTVYEYDSGNSIASTYVIGKLTKVTDSSGVIELAYDRKGNLIGEKRTIDDLQVLFQRSYDDYGRVKTVTYPDGTLVRNHYTGTGQLAFLTMDSHDGNSLNHTVVSYEGPKIADDKYYIERKTGNGIVTKIGYDPLRMRPQSLVTYLKDNSVEQSIKYDYDKRGNISAITDLMNESRNQSFEYDHLNRVKKAIGKYGEENYNYHRNGNLLNKGAFTYTYDNVNHIHAVTRVNSPNTGIVGYTYDAMGNMIGRNGDTLVYNAQNKLQRIETNGGDKFEYTYDHSGMRIKKSIQNSNTTTYSFGNFYEIHRSPGAQEKHTLYVIGAEGDMVAQYSRGDVILLNQMASNEWLVNPFCKDVNIECETYWKNKVGFVLNTFLEDTNIYKDGKIGEGHRALPWLVLLGFLFWVVYKTKDQREETNTKNQSFDLFRISILPNLTYRIHRQIPRYGTALFVVLFSFTTTAGCFPLLLGGAEGESGTPIWMLGLGNIPSDTQSVGDEPPGQGGGGGGSSTGNARVTGMYFFHPDHLGSITMITDGNGNVLAGGERGGKSHITYKPYGEILRTDSYGPDITKFKYTGQEEDQESGLYYYKARYYDAALGRFASNDSMVFPDKHQGMNRMMYVEGNPLKSVDKSGNRLSQSWAFAIAAYFFVKDNPGYQHAFQKLAFIYHAYRKGRANDRNSRHAYQNWDISKAIDSATSYYIKFEVPMDADVSFNVKIDDSGKLDIQFKAEFSVGVRLHLGKKGRWIGFNFGQQECKEDDPEKPTCPNS